The Euwallacea fornicatus isolate EFF26 chromosome 38, ASM4011564v1, whole genome shotgun sequence genome includes a region encoding these proteins:
- the LOC136349525 gene encoding uncharacterized protein yields MFHIALSPRNVAQSLIIQLVWKAEGVMFVLRKVDLVLFLCLLRIKLASSIAWSDGNKIAAMEEERGKGCSIELRNHCLRELKDSSKIASNLPSRKYYWTRTRKNAPLTESNSSCQCEMGYRLMDLGSSIYPRYVPTGVCRRTNCDRFHRCKPKMHQLRLLKKRDSEDLEEGKYSEDAELHLPESLVDDWVSVQVKIIIGCECKPVMM; encoded by the exons ATGTTTCATATCGCTCTCTCGCCTCGCAATGTCGCACAGTCGTTAATAATTCAACTAGTGTGGAAAGCTGAGGGAGTGATGTTCGTTTTACGCAAG GTCGACTTAGTACTCTTCTTGTGCCTGCTCCGGATTAAGCTGGCGAGCTCCATCGCCTGGAGCGATGGCAATAAAATCGCGGCCATGGAAGAAGAGAGGGGCAAGGGATGCTCCATCGAGCTTAGGAATCACTGCCTGAGAGAGCTGAAGGACTCCTCGAAAATTGCCTCTAACTTGCCCTCGAGAAAATATTAC TGGACTAGAACCAGAAAAAATGCCCCATTAACAGAATCTAATTCTTCGTGCCAATGCGAGATGGGCTATAGACTTATGGACTTGGGAAGCAGCATATATCCGAG ATACGTGCCCACAGGTGTGTGCAGAAGGACCAACTGCGACAGGTTCCATCGCTGCAAGCCCAAAATGCATCAGCTACGGCTGCTGAAGAAGCGAGACTCAGAGGACCTCGAGGAAGGCAAGTACAGCGAAGATGCTGAGCTGCACTTGCCAGAATCTTTGGTTGACGACTGGGTGTCGGTCCAAGTAAAAATTATCATCGGTTGCGAATGCAAACCCGTAATGATGTGA